In Fusarium falciforme chromosome 10, complete sequence, a single genomic region encodes these proteins:
- a CDS encoding Zinc-binding alcohol dehydrogenase domain-containing protein cipB 4: protein MSNKAAWMKAPKAYPLEIGPAPFPEPGPGEVVVKSRVIALNPVEIMVQTIDLFNKTFPCIIGTDVAGIVEADGEGVTHLKKGQRVLGYCMGLGVDDSAFGAYQLYPKVHASLMAPFPDSVTFEQASVLPLAITTVAVNLYHPDHLGLQLPSLSPTPSGKTLFVWGGSSSVGSTAIQLAVASGFEVVATASLQNHRLVESLGAAVVLDHKSPDIVDEAIATLSQREVVAVFDAISTPATMKPLDAILDKVGPLKVGVVIPPDMPLSKNFQPTVSLAFEILNEKGKDVLQAVWGEFVPKAIASGRLQFKPDPVVVGKGLEGLQDGLDKLKGGVSAHKYVVQICDDRVFPKE, encoded by the exons ATGTCTAACAAGGCCGCTTGGATGAAGGCTCCCAAAGCTTACCCTTTGGAGATTGGGCCGGCTCCCTTTCCAGAGCCTGGCCCTGGAGAGGTTGTTGTCAAGAGCCGGGTCATCGCTTTG AATCCTGTGGAAATCATGGTGCA GACAATCGACTTGTTTAATAAGACCTTCCCTTGCATTATAGGTACGGACGTTGCTGGTATCGTTGAAGCAGATGGCGAGGGTGTGACACACCTGAAGAAAGGCCAAAGGGTCTTGGG GTACTGCATGGGCCTGGGGGTTGATGACTCGGCCTTTGGAGCTTACCAGCTGTACCCTAAAGTCCATGCTTCTCTAATGGCCCCATTTCCGGATAGCGTTACCTTCGAGCAGGCATCGGTGCTGCCTCTGGCTATCACCACTGTTGCCGTGAATCTCTATCATCCCGACCACCTTGGCCTTCAACTTCCAAGCCTGAGCCCTACCCCCTCGGGAAAGACTCTTTTCGTCTGGGGGGGCTCGTCTTCAGTTGGTTCCACCGCCATCCAGCTGGCAGTTGCCTCTGGCTTTGAGGTCGTGGCCACGGCATCATTGCAAAACCATAGGCTAGTCGAGTCGCTTGGGGCGGCAGTCGTCCTCGACCACAAGTCCCCTGACATTGTAGACGAGGCTATTGCGACATTATCCCAACGGGAGGTTGTAGCTGTATTCGATGCTATATCCACCCCGGCGACCATGAAGCCTCTCGATGCCATTCTGGACAAGGTCGGACCTCTCAAGGTGGGAGTTGTCATACCACCCGATATGCCGCTGTCGAAGAACTTCCAGCCAACAGTGT CGCTCGCGTTTGAGATATTGAATGAAAAGGGCAAGGATGTTCTCCAGGCTGTTTGGGGAGAATTCGTACCCAAGGCTATTGCGTCCGGTCGGCTGCAGTTCAAGCCAGATCCGGTTGTTGTTGGCAAGGGCTTGGAGGGCCTACAAGATGGATTGGACAAATTAAAGGGTGGCGTTTCAGCACATAAATATGTTGTCCAGATttgtgacgatcgtgtatTTCCCAAGGAATAA
- a CDS encoding EthD domain-containing protein, giving the protein MPNTKVLVTSRRKPGLTREEVHEYFHQIHGALAQSPDPNHNPSKYTQFHFYDSVCHADADHQAVADIGAELYFESEQHLLLVFQSAWVRENVSPDNLNFSDTKSTCLRITQEKVISLGGAAIEAPMDCKQAAPVAILRPHYQFEPFCY; this is encoded by the exons ATGCCAAACACTAAGGTCCTTGTTACCTCACGACGCAAGCCTGGCTTGACTAGGGAGGAAGTGCACGAATACTTCCATCAGATCCATGGGGCATTGGCCCAGTCGCCTGATCCAAACCACAATCCATC GAAATACACTCAATTTCATTTTTACGACTCAGTATGTCACGCGGATGCAGACCATCAAGCCGTTGCCGATATCGGTGCCGAACTATATTTCGAATCCGAACAACATCTCCTACTTGTGTTTCAGTCTGCCTGGGTTCGAGAAAACGTGTCGCCAGACAACCTGAACTTTTCTGACACCAAGTCAACATGCCTTCGTATCACGCAAGAAAAGGTCATCTCCCTTGGGGGGGCTGCTATAGAGGCCCCGATGGATTGCAAGCAAGCTGCGCCTGTAGCTAT CTTGCGACCTCACTACCAGTTTGAGCCCTTTTGCTACTGA